TTAAGAACCTACAGATATTGAAATGAAGGTTAGAAAAGACTTCTCATACATTACGTAAAAACAGATTTAGGAAGAATGAGGTACCCCAAAAAAGAAAAAGAAAAACATGGGTATTCTCCAACCAACCAGTGAGATAATACCATCACTACAGCAGATATGTATGAAACACCTTAAGCACTGAACTCAACAGATGCTACTAGACTAAATTATACACAAAAACTACAGAGTGAAGATGGCAATGTGGACCTTTCTTTGCAGAAACAGTGTTACAAGTTTGAAGGCTATACCAGGATTAGATCAGCAGAAGGCAGAAATTCGACTTGATGAGTCACAAAAACAACAGTTTTGTCTTCTAATGCAGTCAATATGTATTCCTGCATTGCCATATTTATAAATTTCAGGCCATAGTCAATTAGCAGAAACATGAAATCAATGATACTATGAGAAAGTCTAACCTTAAACAACTCTGATCCAGTGTGTGCATCAACTGCACTGAAGGGGTCGTCAAGTAAATAAATGTCAGCATCTTGATAGAGTGCCCTTGCAAGCTGCACACGTTGCTTCTGGCCACCACTCAAATTTATGCCCCTATCACCAATTATGGTCTGATCTCCATGTGAGAAAAGTTCCAAATCCCTTTTCAGTGAACAAGCATGGATAACCTTCTTGTACTTTGGTTTCTCCATAGGGCTACCAAAAAGAATATTTTCTTCTATATTACCGGACTGTATCCATGCAGACTGAGAAACATAAGCAGCAGAACCGCATAACTTTACCTGAAATGTTACAAAGAGAAACAAGTATTATGAAATATGTATGCTTAACGGTCATACTCAGGCACAAGTTCAAAATTAAACTTCAGATGCAAAAAAGAACTAAGGGTTCATTATACCAACTTACGTCACCAGAGATTTTCGGGATCTCCCCAAGGATGCAAGAAAGAAAACTTGATTTTCCAGAACCAACCATTCCACATACAGCCACACGCATCCCTCTTTCCACTTTCATTTGTACTCCTGATAATGTTGGTCTTGCAGAGGAAGGGTCCCAACTAAACACACCATCTTTAATTTCTATTGATGTGCTTGTGATACCCCGTGGCAAGACAACTGTTGCATCTTGCTGTAACTCTTCCTCCTGCAAGAACCCAGAAATACGATCAAGGGAAACTTTTGTCTGAGCCATCATTGATACCAGGTCAGGGAAATTCCTGAGTGGTTCTTGGAGGATCCTGAAAGTGGCGAGAGCAGAAAGAACACTTCCTGCAGTGAGACGAGTACCCAAAAATATAGAAGTACCAAAGGTGACAGCTGAAACAAATATAGGTGAGCTCCAGAACATGAATGTGATAAAAGCTTGTGAGTAGAGGGCTTTGCGTAGATACTTAAACTCCACACTACGCATCTCCTCTAACATCAGTCGGTATCTGTCCTCCCAAGCTTGCAACTTGAGAATTCTCATGTTCCGCAGGCACTCAGAAGTCTTCCTCATCCTCTCATCCTTGGCAGTCATCAACTTGTCTTGATAATCTTCTTGTATCTTTGCCAAAGGAACAGTAAGAACAATGGAGATAATGGTGGCAATCAATGTAGCAACAGAAGCAATTCCAACATTCTTGTATAAAATTGCAAGGGCAAGGACAATTTGCATTGGAAGCATCCATATGTCATGGAGATACCAGGAATAGTCCCCTATCCTCTGCACATCAACAGCCATGTAGTTAACAATCTCTCCACTAGTGTGACTTTGCTTGGCTGAGCTGGAAAGCCGGAGGCCCTTTCGGTATACCATTGCTGTGAGAGCTGATCTTACATGCATACCCAAAATGTCCACCCCAAGATACCATTGCCTGGTTGTTAAGGTCTCAATTAGCTTTGCTGCAAAGAAAGTCCCAGCAAGGATATACCCTTCATGAGGGAAAGTCTCTATTCCCCCCAAGTAATCAACGAAATAGCTGATCATATACGGACCCACATATGAAACAAGAGTGTTCAAGCCAGCAAAAATGGCATTACAAGCTGCCTCCTTCCAAAAGGACTTGAGAATTGCCCAGGCTAAAGAAGGATGCTTTGAAGGATTGTCAGCCTTCAATTTCTCCCAATTTGAATTCAAGACCTTGTAGTTGGTCTTGGCTCGATCTTTTGGTGCCAGTAGAGGAATATCCTTAATCTCAAGCGGTCTCTTTGCCCCAATTGAAAGAAGAGGGTTTATCCAAGATAGTGTGGCCAAGCTGAATATCCCAGCATCACTATAAGGAGTAACCTTAAGACACCCTGCTTCTTCTTCAAGCAATGGCTCTTGAAACTCAGAATTTCTACAAATAATCACACCCGTCACACCCCTAATTGCAAGGAAACAGAGAAACGCTAGAGCCGGTGTGACTGCAAAATTAGCCGCAACATGAGAATGAAGGTGTATCGAGCCTTCTTCTACAAAACCTCTCCCATCAACATACAAAGTGCACAAGCACATGACAAAAGACACAACCCACCAAGCCCTCATCAGGAATGGCAATTTCTCGGCCCCCTTGAACTTACAATGCAAAACCGAGAAGCTCAGCACAGACCAAGCTAATCCCTGGGCAGCTGGTAAGCAAAGCACAGACCAATCCACTACCTCCCCTCCTCCTCTAACCAAACCAACCCCATCAAAACCCAACACCACAACTTGCACAAACAACACATAGAAGCAACAAAAAACTGAAAATTTAAAGTCTGTACCGACTCTAACCTCTTGAATTCTCCCATCAACACTACTTTCATGCCGAATTGGGTTCCCATTCGAACCCAACTCATCCTTCACCACCCTAATCCTTCCCAGACAGACAAACATCCGCCGTACCGAAACAACTAACAGAAATGCAAGAACCAGAGCCAAATTGATGACAATTGAAGAGAGCTCCAGAAAGGGCAGACCTTGCACAGCTCCCAAAAGGGTCATCCGGGATTGCTGAACTGGGTTTGGAAATGATAAGAAGGATGAAAAAGCTGGGATTTTTTGAAGCAAGAGAGTGAAACCCATTGTTGAAAAGAGCAAAAGGATTCAAAATGTAGCAGAAGAAGAAGTGAAAGAGGAGGACAGGTGGTGTTAATAAGAAGGAGAAGAAGAAGCGATCGAATCGTGGGGGCATTTCACCATCTGGGTTTTGAGATGCAGAACAAAACCTGCACAGGAGGACACATTGCACATGGAAACAAACAGATTTTTATCTCATCATCACGGAAAACGAAGACACACATAGAGATGAAAAACGATTCCTTTCTCAATTTTGTTATCTAAGCACAACATGACAAGGAACCATGACGAATGGGTTAAAGCAATAAACTTTGATGCAAAGAAAATAACAAAAGAGAGAACTGACCTCAGAATAGAGGAGGAGGGGCTTCAATGGTGGTCACCAGCGGTGGAGGACAACAAAGCCGATGAAGAAGACAAGTTTATGAACAACAACAAGCTCTGCCTCTCCTTCTCTTACACCCAGAATATGAAAATGAAGTGGAAAAAACCCAAAGGTGGATACTTTGACGTGTTAAGAGTCCCAGAAGAGAGTCTCTCTTCTTCTTCCTCCTCTATTTACAAATTAGAATTGTTTTTTAAACTCTCTGCATGTTGGTGTGTAAAGTTATTTGGGGAGGGGTAGTTTTGGGTGAAAGTGAATGTTGGGTTTAGTTTCCAAGATTGATCAAGGTTTTGATGTGCTTCATTTATTTGCAGAGGAACAATGAAGTTGGTGAGATCAAAAATGAATATTTAGGGATATATGGGTTTGTGGGTGTTTGATGGAGATCAGATCATGATATCTCAGCATGATAATGTGATTTTAAAATTGAGATCCCATTTGTTTAAGAGTTTGTTTCTCTGTGGGATTTTGTTTGTTTATACTTTACAGTGTGTTTGTATAGTTTGTGGGTGCTAGTGGATTACTGGATTCTAATGACATTGTGACTGAGATGCCATGATAAGCTTTTTGGGGTTTTAGTAATCAATTTTTTTCTTTTTCAAAAGATTTGTAGCAAGACCATCATGAAAAATTGCAACTCAATAGGATGTTAGCTTTGCTTTACTGAGGTTGTGGAAGAAATAAGACTTGTTTCGAATCCAAGTCATCTCCCTTGTTTGGTAATGAGTAAATGAGATAGGGATACTTTGTTATGTTTGGTAAGTGGAATGTGAGAAAATGAATAAATGATATATGCTACATAACCACATGACAAAATGGTGCCTGCCTTGAGCCTAGGAAAGGAGGAAATTGAAAATATTGAGTTTTTTAAGAAGGGGAAAATACTTGTATCTAAACTAGTTTTAACGCATACGTCTAAATTCTATCTTATTTACATGTGTCAGAAAATGTAATTCCATGATATAATCATTCATTCATTATAATTATGAACAAATAGGGTCTGTGCACCGATTTGATCTTAAATATTAATAAAATCCATCATTTTCTCATCACTTGACCTAAAATATCAATAATAATCTAGTTTGGATGCAAGTAATTTCCTTATTAGGGTGCTTATAATGAGAAAATGATGAACTTTATTGATATTTTATGTCAAATCGACACACATGTAACATTTCTTCTAATTTAGAATCATTAGAATCAACTCGTCAAAGCACAATTTATCTCTTATTTATTTAGACTAATCACCCCGGTAAAGAATGTCTCATTCAAAAAATACTTGAGTGCATTAGTGCTTGGAGGTTCATTTCTTCGATTTTTTTCTTCTCCCAATTCCTTTTCTAAATGCATCAGTAGTTATCGACTCTTCTTCAAAGTGCATTAGTAGCTAGATTTTCATTAGCTCATAATAACAAATGCATGCGTATATGAATGTGTGAGATCTATGAACGATGATCATATATGATAACTTACATATGATAGCTACCAAAGACCATTAAGAACTGTATGACGATGCATCACGTTTCATTATAGATGTCGACACAAGATTTGTTTTTATGACAGTTTTCTTATTCACAACTCGTAAGGGTGCATTAGTGGCTTGAATTTCATTTTCCAACTCCTTTTCTTCTCAACTTCTCTTCTTGGTGTATTGATGGTTGAAGACTTGAAGGTACATTTTTTGACTTATTTTCTACTCAACTTCTGTTCAAGGTGCATTAGAGACTCTTTTTCTTCTCACCTCTTTTTTTAAGAGTAGTATTTCAATTCTTAAGGAGTTCCATTTGTTTTTCTATTGTTTTGAAGGGATTTCTATTCTCATTTCAATTTCACTTCATTTGACAAGTGAGGTCAGATTCCCATTTCTGCCCTTATGCATGAAAACATTTTGCTTCTTCTCTGTATTGATCGAACATATCAGGTACCTTACTTATCACCAGCTTTGGCTTCTTCTACAAAGACATGAAGATGGTGACAAGATCACCATGCCAAACGCCTTTTCTGGTGGGCACTGGAAAACTTATGGTCCATTATTCCCCGTGACTCCATGAGAGGATGAAACCAAAACTCTCTAACTAAGCTGACATGTTCGATCATTTGGCCGTGGGAGTTTGCAGCATTGTACTTCACTTTTGTAAATTCTACTGGGAGCATGGTGATCTGTGATGCACTCAATTTTAGAGGAGATTGATAAGTAAAGTGTGCAGCTTCAAAAGGCAAATCCCAACATTTTGATTGCATCTAAAAGGCAGTACAACGAGGATAGTACGTAGCCCCAAAGAAAAGGAGGTTCTTTCTGTGTCATGAAATCAAAAGTTCAGAAGGAATTGTAGGTAAAAGGTTGAAAAAGTTGGAAATTGAGTGTAACATAATGCAATGCACTTCAAAAAGGAGATCATCAAAACTTATTCCTTTTGAAGTTAGGTTCCCTTTTTACTCCAACTTTTGATTTGCGGTTAAGAATTTAGCAGCGGTACCTTTTAATGCAGAAAGTCTGAAGATCAAATGCTATATTATGCAATGAGAGCACTAGTGCTTTTTCATTAAAACGTATTGACCTCTAATTACATACCTTAAGCTTAATCTCGAAATCGCTAGGAGCGTTTACATACCTAATTCATCTAAACATCGACGACGCATACTTCTTCGACAAGGCAGACTACTCTTTAAGTCCTTTGGATTTATTCTCCTTTTTATTTACTTTGGGTTTAATTTTAGGAGTTTAGAGGAAAGCTTGTGAAGTACTGCTAGCTCTATATATCCTAACCAAGATTTCAAAGCTTCAAGACCCTATGTTTGTTCATGCTTGTTAAACCACCGAACATTCAATATATGTTTCCAAAAGTTAGCTTCTGGATACCTATCATGAAACTGTTTTTTCGATATCAAAAAAATATGAAACTGTTTGTTCAAATTGGCATTCAATTCTGGCAAGATGAATGCTTGATTAAGCTAATCCTAGTTCACATAAACCCCACGAGAACTGAGAGCGGCCGCTTAGTCCCTATTACAAAAAAAAAAAAAAACCCACCAAAGTTTGGGCCCTTTTTATATAATCAATTGAGACGGCTCCTATGATTTTCAACGTTGTAATTATGGTCAACTAACATGATGCGATCAATTGTGATGTGTCAATGTTTCATATTTGTGTTTGTTTCCTCGTCGGTGTTTATAAGGAAAAAGTAAAGATATTTAAGAATGATGTTTTTTTTATCAAACGAACAATTGAAATGCTACAACGAGTTTATCATGAGTCGAATTTACGATCTCACACTTAGAAATGGAAGACTAATACCGAGACCAAATGGTATTAGGCATTTGAAAATAATTTCATTATTATTTTTTGAATAGAATAATTATTTTTCAAGGAAAGAAAGTAGGAATGTTTATTTTCCATATACATAATTCTTTAAATAAAAAATCATTATTAATTAAAAAATAAACAATAAATAATTATTTTACATTCAATTTAATTCCGAGGCGAAAAATAATGTCACGATTGATTGTTGGATGAGAAATTATCACTTATAGTTATTGTCTTTAGATATCACATTACGTTTATTGAATCATGATTGGTAATTGCAACTGCACTACGATCTATGCACCTCACTAGTGGAACTCACCAGGTTGCGTCCCCTTACGTCCGAGATGCTAAGGTATAAGAAACATAGTTACGTAGTATTTTTATTAGCGAATTGTATGCTCGCCTAATAGTCTGGTGGCTCAAGTTTTTCATTTTGATTGATTTGGATTCGTGAGGGCATTGAATATTAAGACGCATGCTTGACGGCAACACTCGCATCGGCTTGGATTTGTTCGAGGACTAAATGGTGAATGTACTTAACGATAGCACTAACGTTAGGCATAAAATCGAACAAGCGTTTTTACGTCACATACTATACTATGAAATATCGTTTAGTACAAAAACTACGTATTTTTACCTTAGCAGCCAGAGCATCATAAATACAATCATTTCATTTCTAATATTTGATCTAATGTTAACACAGCTATTTATATATAATGATGGTTGATCACTACAAATACTAGGGCTGATTTAGACAAATTAACAAGATGTATCAAACTTGGGACAGTTGGGACAAATACAAGTCTTTTATTATTAACCATTTCATGGGTCCTGATTTACAGTTAATTAGGACTATCCTCGATGCCCTTTCTTAACCATTCCAACATCTTTCAAGAGGAAAAAGAAAAAATCATTTTCTCATCTCATCTCTTCAACTTTGATGCAATGAAGTTGTAGATCCAAATCGAGCCGACTTTATGACAATTTTTGTTATACAGTTTCATCTTGATCTTCCTTTTCTTGTTTTATCCTCCGACTAGTACGTAAGATGGACATAAACAAATATTATGTATTCATTGCCCAATTAGATGGATTATTCTCATCTAAATGTTGCATTTCATTATATTACTTCTGCATAATGGTCAGTAATATTAAAATTCAGCTTGTAATGGTTAATTTGAAAACCAATTACATTCACATCAACCTAATTTAGATGAAGTAACATCATGAATTGAAATTTGTTTAGTCTTTGTGATTTGAAATCGACATCTGTTTAGTCTTTATGGTTTTATTTTAATCTGAATGGTCCTTAAAGTCACAATTTTTCATCCAAATGGTCATTTCGTTAATTTTCTCAGTTAAATTGCTGACGTAGCCTAGGACCATTTGAATGAAAAATTGTAACTTTAAGGATCATTCAGATTAAAATAAAACCATAAGGACTAAACTGATTAAAAATTATGACTTTAAATGACTAAATTAATTAAAAATTATGACTTTAAGGACCATTCAGATTAAAATAAAACTATAAGGACTAAACATATGTCGACTTTAAACCACAATGACTATACATTATTTTATTCTAACATCATAACTAGTTTTTGTTTATTTTATTTTTTTGGTACAAATTTTGGTAGAAACTCCAAAAAGACATAAGCTAGAAGAAAAACTATCTTAAAGTTTGTACCGGTGATGACTCTAGAACGTAAGAGCAACACCAGCTATGTCATCAAGATTCAAGAAGAACACCAACCATAAAGGCTGGGAGACTTTATTTGAAGGATGCAAATTCCTTGGCCAGATAGCATCAGCTAGCTAAGAGAAGAGAGCTAGCTAATTAATAAGACATATATAAGAGAAGAGAGCTAGCTAATAATGACTGACAATTGTAGCTGATATGTTCTCTAAGTCCAGCCTGGCTCTGATTTTGGGGTGCAATACTTCCAGCAACCTTCTTC
The window above is part of the Fragaria vesca subsp. vesca linkage group LG2, FraVesHawaii_1.0, whole genome shotgun sequence genome. Proteins encoded here:
- the LOC101313958 gene encoding ABC transporter C family member 5-like encodes the protein MGFTLLLQKIPAFSSFLSFPNPVQQSRMTLLGAVQGLPFLELSSIVINLALVLAFLLVVSVRRMFVCLGRIRVVKDELGSNGNPIRHESSVDGRIQEVRVGTDFKFSVFCCFYVLFVQVVVLGFDGVGLVRGGGEVVDWSVLCLPAAQGLAWSVLSFSVLHCKFKGAEKLPFLMRAWWVVSFVMCLCTLYVDGRGFVEEGSIHLHSHVAANFAVTPALAFLCFLAIRGVTGVIICRNSEFQEPLLEEEAGCLKVTPYSDAGIFSLATLSWINPLLSIGAKRPLEIKDIPLLAPKDRAKTNYKVLNSNWEKLKADNPSKHPSLAWAILKSFWKEAACNAIFAGLNTLVSYVGPYMISYFVDYLGGIETFPHEGYILAGTFFAAKLIETLTTRQWYLGVDILGMHVRSALTAMVYRKGLRLSSSAKQSHTSGEIVNYMAVDVQRIGDYSWYLHDIWMLPMQIVLALAILYKNVGIASVATLIATIISIVLTVPLAKIQEDYQDKLMTAKDERMRKTSECLRNMRILKLQAWEDRYRLMLEEMRSVEFKYLRKALYSQAFITFMFWSSPIFVSAVTFGTSIFLGTRLTAGSVLSALATFRILQEPLRNFPDLVSMMAQTKVSLDRISGFLQEEELQQDATVVLPRGITSTSIEIKDGVFSWDPSSARPTLSGVQMKVERGMRVAVCGMVGSGKSSFLSCILGEIPKISGDVKLCGSAAYVSQSAWIQSGNIEENILFGSPMEKPKYKKVIHACSLKRDLELFSHGDQTIIGDRGINLSGGQKQRVQLARALYQDADIYLLDDPFSAVDAHTGSELFKEYILTALEDKTVVFVTHQVEFLPSADLILVLKEGRIIQAGKYDDLLQAGTDFKTLVSAHNEAIEAMDIPNYSSGDSDHSLCPDGSVGLVKKHGAPSSSVDSLAKEVQEGPSASEQKAIKEKKKAKRARKKQLVQDEERVRGRVSMKVYLSYMAAAYKGSLIPLIIIAQAIFQFLQIASSWWMAWANPQTQGDQPKVSAMVLLGVYMALAFGSSWFIFIRAVLVATFGLEAAQKLFLRMLRSVFRAPMSFFDSTPAGRILNRVSIDQSVVDLDIPFRLGGFASTTIQLIGIVGVMTKVTWQVLLLVIPMAIACLWMQKYYMASSRELVRIVSIQKSPIIHLFGESIAGAATIRGFGQEKRFMKRNLYFLDCFARPFFCSIAAIEWLCLRMELLSTFVFAFCMLLLVSFPHGTIDPSMAGLAVTYGLNLNARLSRWILSFCKLENKIISIERIYQYSQIPGEAPPVIEDSRPPTRWPENGTIELHDLKVRYKESLPVVLHGVTCTFPGGKKIGIVGRTGSGKSTLIQALFRLIEPAGGRILIDKIDISTLGLHDLRSRLSIIPQDPTLFEGTIRQNLDPLQEHSDHDVWQALDKSQLGEVIRKTEHKLDSPVLENGDNWSVGQRQLVSLGRALLKQAKILVLDEATASVDTQTDNLIQKIIRTEFKNCTVCTIAHRIPTVIDSDLVLVLSDGRVAEFDTPQRLLEDKSSMFLKLVTEYSSRSSGISDF